One Methylomonas sp. LL1 DNA window includes the following coding sequences:
- the nikR gene encoding nickel-responsive transcriptional regulator NikR: MERFTISLSDELAADFDQWIEARGYSNRSEAVRDLLRKEVETQRLDQGQAIYSVATLSYVYNHHERNLAERLTNLQHAAHDLVVSSMHVHLDHDDCMESLFLRGLTQHIRDFADKLSAETGVRHGTLNLVPVKIVALQHDHSHAHFHPHS, translated from the coding sequence GTGGAACGTTTTACTATCTCTCTCAGCGACGAATTGGCCGCCGATTTCGATCAATGGATCGAGGCGCGGGGCTATTCCAATCGTTCCGAAGCGGTTCGTGACTTACTGCGCAAGGAAGTCGAAACCCAGCGATTGGATCAGGGGCAGGCCATTTACAGCGTTGCCACGCTTTCTTACGTTTATAATCATCATGAACGCAATCTGGCCGAGCGTTTAACCAATTTGCAGCACGCAGCCCACGATCTGGTTGTTTCATCCATGCATGTGCATCTCGATCATGACGATTGCATGGAAAGCCTGTTTTTGCGCGGCTTGACGCAGCATATCCGCGATTTCGCCGACAAGCTTTCCGCCGAAACCGGCGTCAGGCATGGCACGCTTAACTTAGTACCGGTAAAAATCGTGGCGCTTCAGCATGATCATTCTCATGCCCATTTTCATCCCCACAGTTAG